A window of candidate division KSB1 bacterium contains these coding sequences:
- a CDS encoding ATP-binding protein yields the protein MKNQRTKKKFHLRIPSQTEYLEIIREFVSRVARKVGFQEDDASKIELAVDEACTNVIEHAYGGDDRKMIDIAIQVDYPGQKMSIIITDQGRGFDPSKLRAPDMKKYLQEMRVGGLGVYLMQSLMDEINFEVKPGPKNQVKLVKYLMNNQKPR from the coding sequence GTGAAGAACCAGCGCACGAAAAAAAAATTTCACCTTCGCATTCCCAGCCAGACTGAATACCTCGAGATCATTCGCGAGTTTGTTTCCCGTGTCGCCCGCAAAGTCGGCTTCCAGGAGGATGATGCCAGCAAAATCGAGCTGGCGGTGGATGAGGCCTGCACCAACGTGATCGAACATGCCTATGGCGGGGATGACCGAAAGATGATCGATATCGCGATCCAGGTCGACTATCCCGGACAAAAAATGAGCATCATCATCACTGATCAGGGCCGCGGCTTCGATCCCAGCAAGCTGCGCGCCCCCGACATGAAAAAATACCTGCAGGAAATGCGCGTTGGGGGGTTGGGGGTGTACCTCATGCAATCACTGATGGACGAGATCAACTTCGAAGTCAAACCCGGCCCCAAAAACCAGGTGAAGTTGGTCAAATACCTGATGAACAATCAAAAACCCAGATAA
- a CDS encoding UvrD-helicase domain-containing protein, which yields MLDLSPLNPPQRQAVTHTEGPLLILAGAGSGKTRVITYRLAHLLLNKKVPAQHLLAVTFTNKAAQEMQERLKHLAGPAAQKATLSTFHALGVRILRQQAAAAGYRRNFVIYDQHDQLALVREIVKERALDFAAHNAFELLGRISAAKNQGESPERFANQSNPEEALFGDLYAHYLERTRHCNAVDFDDILLLVTHLLEQHPAIRRHYQEQFRYLMVDEYQDTNPLQYRFITLLLGEHRNLCVVGDDDQAIYSWRGADPEILLRFEEHFPGARLVKLEQNYRSTQVILQAANAVIRNNRRRKPKELWSALGGGARLRVLTAENENEEAEKVVGAITLRKLLDPRVRYSDFAVLVRTNFQLRPLEEAARHANLPYQLIGGTSFYERPEIRTLIAYLKLMRNPDDELSLKRALDFPRRGIGATTLLRLHQYCQQHNCNLSHAFQQAAHVAEIRPAALHAIQAFVQLIEEFRRRFQHEKLSLAMQELVAQTGYLKALEEATADPKSRQAKVNSVREFLGSLQRFEQTSDDPTLAGFLDRVSLICDSDYLNEKVDRAIFLTIHAAKGLEFPHVFLFGMNDGQFPSSRALESGTLEEERRLCYVALTRAQRELTLSYSTRKTRYKEVLKLQPSRFLLEIPAELLENGGAGSPGEAAPRTAGEQDDFAAMLRRLRENHFKV from the coding sequence ATGCTCGACCTCAGTCCGCTTAATCCTCCACAACGGCAGGCCGTCACACACACGGAAGGGCCGCTGCTCATTTTGGCGGGCGCCGGCTCCGGCAAGACCCGCGTCATCACCTATCGCCTGGCACATCTGCTCTTGAACAAGAAAGTGCCGGCACAGCATCTGCTTGCCGTGACCTTTACCAACAAAGCCGCACAGGAAATGCAGGAGCGCCTGAAGCATCTGGCGGGGCCGGCAGCGCAAAAGGCAACCCTCTCCACCTTTCACGCACTCGGTGTTCGCATCCTGCGCCAACAGGCGGCGGCTGCGGGCTACCGTCGCAACTTCGTGATCTACGACCAGCACGACCAGCTCGCACTGGTGCGCGAGATCGTGAAGGAGCGGGCCCTGGATTTTGCCGCGCACAACGCCTTCGAGCTGCTCGGCCGCATCTCTGCCGCGAAAAATCAGGGCGAATCGCCGGAGAGGTTCGCCAACCAGTCCAATCCCGAAGAGGCACTGTTCGGCGATCTCTATGCGCATTATCTCGAACGCACGCGCCATTGCAACGCCGTCGATTTCGATGATATTTTGCTGTTGGTGACCCATTTGCTCGAGCAACATCCCGCCATCCGCCGGCACTATCAGGAGCAGTTTCGCTATCTGATGGTGGACGAGTATCAGGACACCAATCCGCTGCAATATCGGTTCATCACGCTGTTGTTGGGCGAACATCGCAACCTTTGCGTCGTGGGCGACGATGACCAGGCGATTTATTCCTGGCGCGGCGCCGACCCCGAAATTTTGCTGCGCTTTGAGGAACACTTTCCCGGCGCCCGCCTGGTCAAGCTCGAACAAAACTATCGCTCGACCCAGGTGATCCTGCAGGCGGCCAACGCGGTGATCAGGAACAACCGCCGGCGCAAACCCAAGGAACTTTGGTCCGCGCTCGGCGGCGGCGCCCGGCTGCGCGTTCTGACCGCGGAGAATGAGAACGAGGAAGCGGAAAAAGTGGTCGGCGCGATCACGCTGCGCAAGCTGCTCGACCCGCGGGTGCGTTACAGCGATTTTGCCGTGCTGGTGCGCACCAACTTTCAATTGCGGCCGCTGGAAGAAGCGGCGCGCCATGCCAATCTCCCCTATCAGCTCATCGGCGGCACCTCGTTCTATGAGCGTCCGGAAATCCGCACGCTGATCGCCTATCTCAAGCTGATGCGCAACCCCGATGACGAGCTCAGCCTGAAGCGCGCACTCGATTTTCCCAGGCGCGGCATCGGTGCCACCACGCTGCTGCGCCTGCATCAATACTGCCAGCAGCACAATTGCAATCTCTCTCACGCCTTTCAACAGGCTGCGCACGTGGCGGAGATTCGCCCGGCGGCGCTGCATGCCATTCAGGCTTTTGTCCAGCTCATCGAGGAGTTTCGCCGGCGCTTTCAGCATGAGAAACTGAGCCTGGCCATGCAGGAGCTGGTCGCGCAAACCGGCTACCTCAAGGCGCTGGAAGAGGCGACGGCTGATCCGAAATCCCGGCAGGCCAAAGTCAACAGTGTGCGTGAATTCCTCGGCAGCCTGCAGCGCTTCGAGCAAACCAGTGATGATCCCACACTCGCCGGTTTTCTCGACCGGGTCAGTCTGATCTGCGACAGCGATTATCTCAACGAAAAAGTGGATCGCGCCATCTTTCTCACCATTCATGCCGCCAAAGGCCTGGAGTTTCCCCACGTTTTCCTGTTCGGCATGAATGACGGCCAGTTTCCCAGCAGTCGCGCGCTGGAGAGTGGCACTCTCGAGGAGGAGCGCCGTTTGTGCTACGTTGCCCTCACGCGGGCGCAGCGCGAGTTGACCCTGAGCTATTCCACCCGCAAGACACGCTACAAAGAAGTGCTCAAACTGCAACCCTCGCGCTTCCTGCTGGAAATCCCCGCCGAGCTGTTGGAGAACGGCGGCGCGGGATCGCCCGGAGAGGCAGCGCCGCGGACCGCCGGGGAACAGGATGATTTTGCCGCCATGCTGCGGCGCTTGCGCGAGAACCATTTCAAAGTCTGA
- a CDS encoding STAS domain-containing protein, with translation MNGFEVMRVDNGEVSVLRIKGFLDAHTASDLEREIQKLLDQKRYKIVVNFRDLTYISSAGLGVFMGFIEEVRGNKGDIKLTNMTPKIFRVFDLLGFPTLYEIRDDEQQALQSFNNQK, from the coding sequence ATGAATGGTTTCGAGGTCATGCGCGTGGACAACGGCGAGGTCAGTGTGCTTCGCATCAAGGGCTTTCTCGACGCGCATACCGCTTCCGATCTGGAGCGCGAGATTCAAAAACTGCTCGATCAAAAGCGCTACAAGATCGTGGTGAACTTTCGCGATTTGACTTACATCAGCAGCGCCGGCCTGGGGGTGTTCATGGGGTTCATCGAAGAGGTGCGCGGGAACAAGGGCGACATCAAGCTCACCAACATGACCCCCAAGATTTTCCGCGTGTTCGATCTGCTCGGTTTTCCCACCCTCTATGAAATTCGCGACGACGAGCAGCAGGCGCTCCAAAGTTTCAACAATCAAAAGTGA